Genomic window (Rosa chinensis cultivar Old Blush chromosome 6, RchiOBHm-V2, whole genome shotgun sequence):
GTTTCTTGGCCACAAAATTTTCACAGCTTCCATTATCCACAATTAAattgcacactttgttattaatggaacaaaGTGACCTGAAAATATTGCGCTGCTGCCCTTCTTCTTTAGGACATAGTAGAACCCgctgcaacacaatattaatCTTCTCAGGAGATTCCTCCTCCGCAAACTCAGCCCCATCATAATCGCCATCTcttccaacttcttcttcatcctcatcataaTCATCTATAAGGGCAGTTTGTCTCCTCTCAGGACACACATTAGACCTATGCCCCGGCTTGTTGCATCGATAACAGATATCTGTTGTAGGTTTAGCATAGGGATTATTAAACCTCTGATTCGGGGCCCTATTTTGAGCACCACTAGAACTGTTAGAACTGCCCGCGCCTTTAAAAGGAGGATTAGAAGTTTTAAAAGCGTTTTCTGCTCTCTGCAGCGTGGTTGTACCCTTGGCAGTTGAGGCGTTAACCAAATCTATACTCCTTTGGTAGTTATACCTTTGGAAGGAAGAAGCTCGTGAAGGCTTCTCCATCAACTTTGCCTTCAATGCTAGGTTCGTAACTTCGGCCATAGTATGAACAGTTTGTAACCCAATTCTCTCCTGAATGGAAGGCTTCAGTCCACTGATATAGCGAGCCACCTTCTGGCCTTCAGTTTCCCCTAATTCATTACGCTCCGAGTAGCGTAAGAACTCAGCTGTATAATCATCCACCGTCCTAGTTCCTTGGACACATTCTATGTACAGCCTGTATAAaatctgctcataatcatctggcaagaacctctccatcatcaactgcttcattcttcgccatgttCTAACACCCTGCTTCCACTACTTCTTTCGAGTGTTCTGCAATTTATCCCACCAAACTGCAGCagtactcttcaatctccaTGCAACATGCTTAACCTGCTTGTGTTTAGGAACTTCCATGATCTCAAAGAACCTGTCCACCTGAAGCTGCCAATCTAGataatcttctacacccaagttgcccgaaaagaaaggaatttcggcCTTGACTCTGTAATCTTGGTCAGCTTGTCCTTGTGGTTCATATTGTACCATATCTTCTTCAGACTCAGATTCTGAAGTATGAACAACAACCTCTCTACGTGGAGCCCTaactcgctggcctccttcccTGCCTCTATTCCGATCGTTGTTGTTGTGGTTGTTACTCTCTCCCAACAAcccacgaatttctccaattTGCTCGTCCACCCGATTGTTCATGGTgttgatggcagcggtaaacgctACCGTGAGAGCTTCGATATCCGATTttgtaacttcacccattgctacgaaggcaaataaaagagacagggaagatctgctttgataccacctgacgcagtcggattgataattaggtttaccagcaataaacctaagcaaaagattctggagtccatcagagataaaagagaataatctcaatttaattgataaaagatgaaagataaGTTCTGCAgccgcataaataagagaaaagtaccctagagcgactaacaacgaaaccctaaggcccatggataaaaacgaaaacaacccaaaattaactaagaaaaccaaaaacgggtaaaatagaaaaatgcagttttgaggccctaaacgaccccgaaagcccgaaaaaggtcacaGGTCGTGGCAAAGCGACGAGTTtgatttctggcgcgattccctttccggaaaggtaaagtgcgtcccaatcggactccggaggcccatttcacgtctactagtcacttttcggtttccacctttagcacgatccaattgttcttgaaattggaccgCCATCTGTTCTACATCAGTTTTGTGCTACTATGTAACGTAAAACTGCTGTCTGAGTGTATAAAAATAACGATTCTAAATTCTGAATGCAATGGCTTTCGAAAGTAGATATGATGCATTGACTAGTTAGGGACAGACTTCGACtatgcttatgtttttatttcaaGGTCCCTTGATAAGTTTTCAAAAGATATTTGCGACTAGGTACTTTCTGGCCTGTTATGATCTGTCGATCGATTAGTAATCTCGTCAAGATTTCAAGGAAATATCATCAATCAAGCAACCTCCTATAGCTAGGTCAACCACTCATATACTAAACGAGGCTGAACACAATGTTTTTCAGTCCCCTAGATTGTCATTGCTCTAGTACTCACTGTCACTGCCATATGTAGTAATCAATGAAGCACCGAATAATATACATCACACAATTCTAGTGAAGAATGTAATAAATTATGATCCCAAAATGGGATGAGTTGAACAAAACAGCAATTCGATCAGTTTCAGTGTTTGCTTACAACAAAAGTTATTACAGACTGACCAGACATTACCTCATCAATGGAGAAACAAAGAACCCAATTTCAAGCATTGATCAAGGAAACAATCTCCTTCATCAGAGCCACAGCATTATCACAAGTCGGATTGTTCAAATGAAACACATGATCCTCCTCCTTGGACTCTACAACCTCCACACTCCCACTCCACTCACTTTTCTTCAACAGCTCACTGTAATGCCTCCCCCTATGCACCAACCCATCCTTCTCAGCAATACAAACCAGCACTCTCTCCGCCGCCAACTTCCCCAATTTCGGATCCTTACCCGGGTTTATCAACGGATCATCCGCCCCACTCGTGGTCGGAAAAGCAAACCTCCATATAGCTTCAGCCATCGCTCTATTTTCTGCCACAGTCGATTCAGCCCCAACTGGTTCTGACCCCCAAAAATAGGGATGCACCAAAGCAACCCCATTAAGCTTCACACCAACCAAACCCTCGGACCCAATTCTCAAACCCATTTGATGGGCTATATTAGCACCAGCACTATCACCACCCAAGAACACTCTCCCAAAGTCAGCATAGGTATTCAGCCACTCATCTGGTCCTTTTCCCTCAAAATGGGACCCGACCCATTTGAGCGCGGCCCATGAATCTTCAAACCCAATTGGGAGAGGGTTTTCTGGGGCCTTTCTATAAGCCACAGACACAGCAATCACGTTTGCCTTGGCAACCAAGGAAGTGACATAGCTGTTGTAATAGGCACAGAATGGTGACCCCATACAAAACCCACCTCCATGGTAGTAAACAAGGAGAGGAAGCTTTGTTGGGTTTTCAGTAATTTTGGCTTTGGGGATGTAGAGTCTAACAGTGAGCCCTGTTTCCTCTGAGATCACAGCGTCTTTGGTTTCGACACCGGTTTGGGGATCAAACGATGTTGGAACAAAGTCAGTATTGGCGAGGCGTTCAATTCGGCCGTCTTTGTAGATTTTGAGGAAGGGAGAGAAGTCTTTGTATACTTCAGTGCTTGGATTTGTATCCATGGCGGGGGAGGAGGAGGTCTGTGAGCGAGTAATAATGAAGGGCTTTCTGCGTGGAAAAGAGAGACGTGTCAATGAAGAAGAGGGGGGATTGGAATGGAGGTTTAGAGTGAAAGtctgagtttttggttttggacaTAAAGACATGGAAAGGCCATAAAAACAAGTAGCCATATCTCGACTACTTCGCCTGCAGCCAACCAGCAATTGATAAAGGTCACAATAATATCTCCAATATTATCTCTCTAGATTCCTTTGCTAGCCATGTGATGAATGTGATTGTACATTTAGGTTTTAACATGACATGATAATACGATTCGAATTTAACACAAAATTAAcaaatttgagttaatttttgCTCGAGAAATATAAATCTGACTTTAAAAAATAGATTAATAATCAATACCAAATTAGTGTAAAAAATAAGCAACTCAATATCAAATTTTTAAAACGATAATCACGACACCAACTACTATCTCAATTTTCAACCACCGAGTTGTTTCTCTTTTGGATTTGGTTCAAGTAGACTTGAGTTAGATCAACCTAAATTTCATTAGAATTTTGGAGTTCACATTCCTCATTTGCGTGTGCTAAATCGCTCTTATAAGGAAAATCGAGTTAAGTTGGAGCAAATTGGAATTCAACTCGTGAGAATTACATCATGGCCTGTTTGTGACTGGTAAATTTGGTTAGTTCATGTTCGTTTTGCTTAATTCTCTCACAATCTTACCATTTTATTGTGTTAAAAGGTAATTTAGTTCAAGCTTTCTAATACATTGCTGTCCCTGTCACTTGTTTTCCTCATTTTTGGTGTGTTCTTCTGGTAACTGGTGATCGAGACAACAACCAGAAGTTGTAAGCTTTCAAAAGGTAGGTGAATATGATCGAACAAGAAAATCTCATGAGAAGCCAAACTCTTTTGTGACACAACTTGATGCACAGTCACAAGTTAACCACATATCGTTAGTGGTAACGAGTGGACCAcctcagtttttggttttccatTGAATTATTGATCTAGTTTCCAACTTTCCATTAGAAAGGTGACAATGACATTGTGTCGTATTGTTTGTGTTTGTACCTGTTTAATAAGTGGTGCCTCATTATCTTTAttggttttcattttttttttcttgaataaATTGGGGATTTGATTTTGTAATTTGAACAATACAGATATTTCATTTAAGAGAAGTTACACTACATATTAGTTGATAATTCATTTAAATGGTTATTAACTGGAATATGGTAATTCCTTAGATTCGAAGAATTTGGTATAACAGATTTGACAATGGTCAGAACTCAGAAGTTGTGTTTTTGCTAACGAGTTTGATCGCCTTGGAAGCTGACTATGCCAAAGGATAGAGCTAGAGAAACATGAGTTTGGGTTTTGGAACTTTCGTTCTATTTTTTGTATCTATAACCTGAATTTGGGTTTAGCCTCCGGAGAAAGACAAAATCAGATGCGAGCCTCTTAGCGGCAGTTTCTTCATTAATCTCTTCGATAACTACTTCAACGATTACATAACTTCTCGCACCACAATTATTGCATGTCTCTTGACTAGGGTGTAGCATTGTTTTGTTTGGAACTTTATTCTAACATTGTGTTTCTGTAAAAAGTACGTTTTACCGTGGAATATGCTTTAGTTGCTAGAGATTTACTCCCCGTTAGGTTGAATAAGGCAAGACATACTGTTGCTATAACGGTTTAGGCTTTGATAGATGCAATGTCCTGACCTTGATCATGTGTGATTGTCTGATTGACTGATTGTAGCGATAAATGAACTGTCAAACAAGAGAGTTcttcacatattcaaacatCACCATGAAGATGGCGAAGGTAAGTTAATAGATACTTAGATAGCAAGCCACACACACTAATGCATGAAAATCACTAGTTTAAAATTACAGCTTGTTGCTTCGAAGAAGAGGATAGCTAGGTAAACGTAGCAAACTTACCCAGCACCACCTTAGTTTTGCTTGATGAAGGAACTAAACTTCTTGATCAAGTCCTGAGCTTTCTCTCCCTCAGGTTCTCTGCGCAAATGAAACACATGAAACACATCCTCATGCTCCACCACTTCAACACTCCCACCCCACTCACTCTTCTTCAGCTCATCGCAGTACCACTGCCCTACCTCTCTCAGATGATCCTTCTCcgcaaaaaaatatcaacacCCTCTCGCATCCAAGCTCGGCCAGATCCTCTGCCGGCGGCCTCAGCCTCCTGTCCTGCACCCCGCCGTTCTCCGGACACATGTACAGCCACATTTCGTCGTCCACGGCCGACCCACCAAAAAACGGATGCACCATAACCATTCCCGCGACTTTCACTCCGGGTAACCCgattgacccgacccgaactgCCAGGCTGTGGCAAATGTTGGCTCCGCCGCTGTCCCCGCCTAAGAAAACCCGGTTAAAGTCGGAGTACTGGTTCAGCCACGGGTCAGGTCCTGATCGGGTCGATTGGGACTGGACCCGTAGCAAGTATGGGTCGATCCGGGAACAGCCCGTATTCGACGGAGACGGCAATGGcgttggcttggacggctaagGAGGTGAGGTGCTTGTGAAACATTGGAGAGAAAGCGGACTCCAAGCAGAACCCGCCTCCGTGGATGTAGAATAGGATGGGGAGTTTCTGGGTCGGGTCGTGGATCATGGGTAGGAAGATACGGGCAGAAACGGCGGGTTCGGGTGAAATGAGTGCGTCCTCGGATTCGACGCCGGTGAAGGAGTCGGTGGAAGGTGGGATCTTTTGGGTGTTGTGGAACTTTTCGACGCGACCATCTTTGTATTATTGTATACCTTGAAGAGGCGAAACTCGCGAGCGACTTCGTTGTTAGTTGACACCATTGGAGAAGGAAAGAGGATGCTTGAATGTTACCGGGCTCTCTTGTCTTGGACCGAAAGTAGATCTTAGTATTTCAAAAAGTTAAAAAGTCTTATAGCAAAAGAGAATTGATCATCTTTACTATGTTCACATTTTCTTTTGGGCATGCATAATCATTAAAGCACGGAAAGTCACCCACTTCTAACTGAAAGTGAGACCTAACGAATCTTTCCAGGATCAAACAAAAAATTGGAGCAGCGAGAATAGGGTCCCCAGGATCAAAGCCAGGAAATGACACCGTTGCAacttgcaaaagaaaaaaagaaaacaaagagaaaacctAAAGTAATTAGAAAAGCAGATTTTTCATTCCTAACATTCAACAAAGCAAAATAGACCATAAATATCAACAAGCTGCTAGCTGGCAACTAATACACGTCGAGTTCTAAGAGGTGACTATTGCAAAAACTAATAATCAAATATTCCTTCTACTATACTTTAAAATGCTGCGTTTTACACTCCCATAGCACAACCTGACTAGACTAGGGAACTCAACATAATGATTTATAAAAAGCGACTCCAAAAATTATGCTAGAGCAGGGACTCGGAAGATTATGCCGAAGTTCCAGGGTAATCCCGTCGCCGTTACAAGCTTCAGACAAAAGGACTTCAAACGAAATGATGAGGCTGTTCATGAACCATGATAGTTACTGTAATTCTGAATCTAGCTAACCAGAAGCTGCTGCACCCAAAGGAAAAGCCTCTGTGCCAAACATAATTAAATGGAGCAAGCTTGAAAGAAGTATCTAACTGGAGTACTGGACTAATTACGCTTCGCCAAGATTCTTTTTATACCTGCACACCAAGAGACGAAATGAGTTACTCATCTTCATATTGTGCACGAGAGGCAAATGAGTGTCTctgaaataaaaatattaaaaaaaaaaaaaacaataaaaataagcTTCGTGTGTGTACCCTTCTAAATCACACTTGTAAGCATTAGGAGAGCAGATCTTATAGAAGCAAAGCTAGCGCTTTGGAGCTTCCACAAGTTTTATACAAAATTAAATCCTGCACCATCTCTTTATGTTGAAAGAAACGCATGAAGCACAAAGCTCCACTCCGTAAAAGCTTAAGACTTGTAGCTGCGCCAAAATTTTGCAAATGACAAGAAATTCTCTTTGTTGTTCGGGCAACGCAAGCATGGTGATCAACATTTTCTCCTCACAACTTTCAGCTGACAAGCACAAAGCCCAGACGCTAGTAACGAAAATAATTCTATGAGACTAAGAGTCTAAGGCTCTTATATCTGCAGGGGAAGAACAAAATGTGAAAGTCCTCTAGCGCCCGTACTATATGCAGAAACTATGAAAGCAACAAAAAGAATTGCAGCAACCACTCTGAAGCTATGACCGGATTCAAGTGTCAACTTTGCGAGAACAAGAAAATTTTGTATTAATATACCCAGTAGCCACTTATCAAGCTTTGCTgaaactcaaaactcaaaagagaaGCTAGAGGCTACCAACGAGACATACTCCAAATTTGAAAACAGTCAAGCTCTGCGTGGCACCAAATTAAGTAGTCAATATGAACTTGTTTGTACATTTGAGGGAAGAGCGGTGGAGAAGTTGTCTCACCAAGAAAAGGGTGTTTGGTCAAATAGCTTAATGTGAGAAGGGAATTTGGAGCTCAACACCTTTGGAAATTGCATCATTATATCCAATTAAATatgaataaaaatataattaatcatcatctttcaaATTGAAAGGGTACATGTTTTTATTTCTAATAGGTGTCTTTAAGAATTAGTTTGTCTCTCAAGGAGATAAGTGAATAGACATATTGGTTCACTTGGTTTTCTATATAAACCCATAGTCATATCTCCTTCAAAACAAATCACATCAAGATCATAGATCAAAGAGATCAAAAGAGATCAAGAGAATCAAATCAATGATT
Coding sequences:
- the LOC112173834 gene encoding probable carboxylesterase 12; amino-acid sequence: MATCFYGLSMSLCPKPKTQTFTLNLHSNPPSSSLTRLSFPRRKPFIITRSQTSSSPAMDTNPSTEVYKDFSPFLKIYKDGRIERLANTDFVPTSFDPQTGVETKDAVISEETGLTVRLYIPKAKITENPTKLPLLVYYHGGGFCMGSPFCAYYNSYVTSLVAKANVIAVSVAYRKAPENPLPIGFEDSWAALKWVGSHFEGKGPDEWLNTYADFGRVFLGGDSAGANIAHQMGLRIGSEGLVGVKLNGVALVHPYFWGSEPVGAESTVAENRAMAEAIWRFAFPTTSGADDPLINPGKDPKLGKLAAERVLVCIAEKDGLVHRGRHYSELLKKSEWSGSVEVVESKEEDHVFHLNNPTCDNAVALMKEIVSLINA